The genomic region CGCTACCCGCAGCCCCGTCACGCACGGGCTGCAGTTCTGGATTAACCTACCCGCGCAGCAAAAAGCCCAGTTGCCCGAGTACCGGTCGCTACCCGCCAGCGCCCTGCCGACCGTCGCGCTACCCCATTCAGCGGGGTGGCTGAAGGTAATTGTGGGCGAATGGGACGGCCACGCGTCTCCCGTTCCAACTTACTCGCCCCAGTTTCTCTACCACGTGCAGCTGGCAGCTGGTCAGCAGTTGGCGCTCCCTACCACGGCCGGATACGAGTACGCTGCCTTCGTGCTGCACCAGTCGGCCATGATTGGGGGCATCCGCTACGAGCCCGGCGAGCTTTTGCTGCTGGACCCCACCTCCGACGCCCCCCTCGTCCTAAGCGCCGCTCCCGGCAGCGCGGCCGACTTTATCGTGTTTGGCGGGGCTCCTTATACGGAGCCTATCGTGGCACAGGGACCATTTGTGATGAATACGCGCCAGGAAATCATTCAGGCCTACCACGATTTCTACCAGGGCCTCTACGGCACCATCGACTACAGTCAAGTACCCGCGCTAGACTAGGCCCTAGGCAAGCCTCAGCCAGTGCCGGGTGCGGCATCCACCATTCTTTGAATTTCAAATCATGCAACTAGGTATTGATAGTTTTGCTGTGCGCGGGTTAGGGAGCAGTATGCCGCCCGTCAGCCAGGCCGCCGAGCAAATGGGCCACTTGGTGGACCGCATCGAACTGGCCGACCAGGTAGGCCTTGATGTCTTTGGCATCGGGGAGCACCACCGGGCTGAGTTCCTGGATTCGGCGCCGGCCCTGATTTTGGCCGCGGCGGCGTCCCGCACGTCGCGCATTCGCCTGACCAGCGCCGTCACGGTGCTGTCGGCCGCCGACCCGGTGCGCGTGTTTCAGGAGTTTGCTACCCTCGACTTGCTCTCGCGAGGGCGGGCGGAGCT from Hymenobacter aerilatus harbors:
- a CDS encoding pirin family protein, whose protein sequence is MSKRLIGTTRGQRADIGPFNIQRLLANEHAAAVGPFVFLDYALPVEHAPTASPQQAQGTGAHPHRGIATLTYLLSGEGLHRDSRGNTTLVRSGGAQWMSAGNGILYDESINPDAATRSPVTHGLQFWINLPAQQKAQLPEYRSLPASALPTVALPHSAGWLKVIVGEWDGHASPVPTYSPQFLYHVQLAAGQQLALPTTAGYEYAAFVLHQSAMIGGIRYEPGELLLLDPTSDAPLVLSAAPGSAADFIVFGGAPYTEPIVAQGPFVMNTRQEIIQAYHDFYQGLYGTIDYSQVPALD